From one Rhizobium sp. CIAT894 genomic stretch:
- a CDS encoding ABC transporter ATP-binding protein, with protein sequence MLDIRSLSKIYPNGTHALQDFSLKVGKGELIAVIGGSGCGKSTLLRLLSGLEAPTQGEISLEGQRLTEPDALVNIVFQELRLFPWLTVAGNIGFGLRHLASDEREEQVSAALEKIGLAGYEKRWIKELSGGQAQRVALARALVTKPSVLLLDEPFSALDAMTRVELQDHLIDLWRVNATTMLLVTHDIEEAAFLADRVVVMRPWPGRILEVVDIGLPRQRNRMSDELASVKRRLSDLLAHSLNEGGRSATA encoded by the coding sequence ATGCTCGATATCCGCTCTCTCTCCAAGATTTATCCCAACGGAACGCATGCGCTGCAAGATTTCTCCCTGAAGGTCGGAAAGGGCGAGCTGATCGCAGTCATCGGCGGGTCGGGCTGCGGCAAGAGCACTCTTCTGCGGCTGTTGTCAGGCCTGGAAGCGCCCACCCAGGGCGAGATCAGCCTGGAGGGACAGCGGCTGACGGAGCCGGACGCGCTCGTGAATATCGTCTTCCAGGAGCTCCGGCTTTTTCCCTGGCTGACGGTTGCGGGTAATATCGGTTTCGGCCTGCGCCATCTGGCAAGCGACGAACGCGAGGAGCAGGTATCGGCGGCCCTGGAGAAGATCGGCCTTGCCGGCTATGAGAAACGCTGGATCAAAGAATTGTCCGGCGGACAGGCTCAGCGTGTGGCCTTGGCGCGCGCGCTCGTGACAAAACCCTCCGTGCTTCTATTGGACGAGCCCTTCTCAGCACTCGATGCGATGACGCGTGTCGAACTCCAGGATCATTTGATCGATCTCTGGCGTGTGAATGCCACGACGATGCTGCTGGTCACGCACGATATCGAAGAGGCCGCTTTTCTCGCGGATCGCGTGGTCGTGATGCGCCCCTGGCCGGGGCGTATTCTCGAAGTGGTCGACATAGGTTTGCCGCGGCAACGCAATCGCATGTCGGACGAACTGGCCTCAGTCAAAAGACGCCTTTCCGACCTTCTGGCCCACTCCCTCAATGAGGGCGGCCGCTCCGCAACCGCCTGA
- a CDS encoding ParA family protein, producing the protein MPVITFANTKGGAGKTTAVLLLATELARKGYRVTILDADPQHWISRWHEISGDVANISVIDFVTTASLPQHISENKHNTDYFIVDLPGARNPLLATAVGLSDHVLIPIQGCAMDARGGAQVLELLQYLDEKAGIKIGHSVVLTRVNSMVTTRALQLVKSLLSERHVPVLDTAIIERSAFRDIFDCGGTLHTIDPSRVSNLDKARENATCFAEEIMRKLPVRLTASARMATAA; encoded by the coding sequence ATGCCTGTCATTACTTTCGCAAACACCAAGGGCGGCGCCGGCAAGACGACCGCTGTTCTGCTGCTCGCGACCGAGCTTGCCCGCAAAGGTTACCGCGTCACCATTCTCGATGCCGATCCGCAGCACTGGATTTCGCGCTGGCATGAGATCTCTGGCGATGTGGCCAATATATCCGTCATCGATTTCGTGACCACCGCCTCGCTGCCGCAGCATATCAGCGAGAACAAGCATAATACCGACTATTTCATCGTCGACCTGCCGGGCGCGCGCAATCCGCTGCTCGCCACCGCCGTCGGCCTTTCCGACCACGTGCTGATCCCGATCCAGGGCTGTGCGATGGATGCGCGCGGCGGCGCGCAGGTGCTCGAACTGCTGCAGTATCTGGACGAGAAGGCGGGCATCAAGATCGGACATTCGGTGGTGCTGACCCGCGTCAACTCGATGGTGACGACGCGGGCGCTGCAGCTCGTCAAGTCGCTGCTCAGCGAGCGGCACGTGCCGGTGCTGGATACGGCGATCATCGAGCGCTCGGCCTTCCGCGACATCTTCGACTGTGGCGGTACGCTGCACACGATCGACCCGTCACGCGTCAGCAATCTCGACAAGGCGCGTGAGAACGCCACCTGTTTTGCCGAGGAAATCATGCGCAAACTGCCGGTCAGGCTGACGGCCTCGGCCCGCATGGCAACGGCAGCCTGA
- a CDS encoding iron-containing alcohol dehydrogenase has protein sequence MSSNITANWSYPTSVKLGRGRIKELADACKSLGIKKPLLVTDRGLAAMAITKNALDILEDAGLGRAIFADVDPNPNEKNLEAGVKAFKDGGHDGVVAFGGGSGLDLGKCVAFMAGQSRPVWDFEDIGDWWTRASLEGIAPIVAVPTTAGTGSEVGRASVITNSVTHVKKIIFHPKFLPGVVISDPELTVGMPKIITAGTGMDAFAHCLEAYSSPFYHPMSAGIALEGMRLVKEFLPRAYREGTDLEARANMMSAAAMGAVAFQKGLGAIHALSHPIGAVYNTHHGMTNAVVMPAVLRFNRAVIEEKIGRAAAYLGISGGFDGFYDYVLKLRSELGVPDTLTAMGIAPDRIDELSAMAIEDPSAGGNPVAMTLENTKALFRDCF, from the coding sequence ATGAGCAGCAACATCACCGCAAACTGGAGCTATCCGACATCGGTCAAGCTCGGCCGGGGCCGCATCAAGGAACTGGCGGACGCCTGCAAGAGCCTCGGCATCAAGAAGCCGCTGCTTGTCACCGACCGCGGCCTCGCCGCGATGGCGATCACCAAGAATGCGCTCGATATCCTCGAAGACGCCGGCCTCGGCCGGGCGATCTTCGCCGATGTCGATCCGAACCCGAACGAGAAGAACCTCGAGGCCGGCGTCAAGGCTTTCAAGGACGGCGGCCATGACGGCGTCGTTGCCTTCGGCGGCGGCTCGGGCCTCGATCTCGGCAAATGCGTCGCCTTCATGGCCGGCCAGAGCCGGCCGGTCTGGGATTTCGAGGATATCGGCGACTGGTGGACACGTGCGAGCCTCGAAGGCATCGCCCCGATCGTCGCGGTGCCGACGACGGCAGGCACCGGTTCGGAAGTCGGCCGCGCCAGCGTCATCACCAATTCCGTCACGCATGTGAAGAAGATCATCTTCCATCCGAAGTTCCTGCCGGGTGTCGTCATCTCCGATCCGGAACTGACGGTCGGCATGCCGAAGATCATCACCGCCGGCACCGGCATGGATGCTTTCGCCCATTGCCTGGAGGCCTATTCCTCGCCCTTCTATCACCCGATGTCGGCCGGCATCGCGCTCGAAGGCATGCGGCTCGTCAAGGAATTCCTGCCGCGCGCCTATCGCGAAGGGACCGATCTCGAAGCCCGCGCCAACATGATGTCAGCCGCCGCCATGGGCGCGGTCGCCTTCCAGAAGGGGCTCGGCGCCATCCATGCGCTGTCGCACCCGATCGGCGCCGTCTACAACACCCATCACGGCATGACCAATGCGGTCGTCATGCCGGCGGTGCTGCGCTTCAACCGCGCCGTGATCGAGGAGAAGATCGGCCGGGCGGCCGCCTATCTCGGCATTTCGGGCGGTTTCGACGGCTTCTACGATTATGTGCTGAAGCTTCGCTCCGAACTCGGCGTGCCGGACACGCTGACGGCTATGGGAATCGCCCCCGACCGCATCGACGAATTGTCGGCCATGGCGATCGAAGATCCGAGTGCTGGCGGCAACCCGGTGGCGATGACGCTTGAGAATACCAAAGCCCTTTTCAGGGATTGCTTCTGA
- a CDS encoding aldehyde dehydrogenase family protein: MAMIQCISPIDGSVYAERAALSLDAAKDVVARARKAQKAWARRPLEERVQLVLKGAARLNEMSDVVVPELAWQMGRPIKYGGEYKGFNERSNYVASIAADALAPVVVEESERFERRIEREAHGVVFVVAPWNYPYMTAINTIAPALMAGNTVVLKHASQTLLVGERLVQAFVEAGVPEDVFQNVFLDHETTSALIAAGSFNFVNFTGSVEGGRSMERAAAGTFTGLGLELGGKDPGYVMEDADLDAAVDTLMDGATYNSGQCCCGIERVYVHESLYDAFVEKSVAWVSNYKLGNPLDPETTLGPMANKRFAKVVREQIADAVAKGAKALVDPKLFPQDDGGAYLAPQVLVDVDHSMAFMREETFGPAVGIMKVKSDEEALALMNDSQYGLTASLWTKDVERAARLGREIETGTVFMNRADYLDPALCWTGVKETGRGGSLSIIGFQNLTRPKSFHLKKVTA; the protein is encoded by the coding sequence ATGGCAATGATCCAATGCATTTCACCGATCGACGGATCGGTTTACGCGGAGCGTGCAGCGCTTTCTCTCGATGCCGCCAAGGACGTGGTGGCGCGTGCCCGCAAGGCGCAGAAGGCTTGGGCGAGACGGCCGCTTGAAGAGCGTGTTCAGCTTGTCCTGAAGGGTGCTGCACGGCTGAACGAGATGTCCGACGTCGTCGTGCCGGAGCTTGCCTGGCAGATGGGCCGGCCGATCAAGTATGGCGGCGAATACAAGGGCTTCAACGAACGCTCCAACTATGTCGCCTCGATCGCAGCGGATGCGCTGGCGCCTGTTGTCGTCGAGGAGAGCGAGCGTTTCGAGCGCCGTATCGAACGCGAAGCGCATGGCGTCGTCTTCGTCGTCGCACCCTGGAACTATCCCTATATGACGGCGATCAACACGATCGCACCGGCATTGATGGCCGGCAATACCGTGGTGCTGAAACATGCCTCGCAGACATTGCTCGTCGGCGAGCGGCTGGTACAGGCCTTCGTCGAGGCCGGCGTTCCCGAGGACGTGTTCCAGAACGTTTTCCTCGATCATGAGACCACGTCGGCGCTGATTGCCGCCGGCAGCTTCAATTTCGTCAACTTCACCGGATCGGTCGAAGGCGGCCGCTCAATGGAGCGGGCCGCCGCCGGCACCTTTACCGGCCTCGGTCTCGAACTCGGCGGCAAGGATCCGGGCTACGTCATGGAAGACGCTGATCTCGATGCGGCCGTCGACACGCTGATGGACGGCGCGACCTATAATTCCGGCCAGTGCTGCTGCGGCATCGAGCGCGTCTATGTGCATGAATCGCTCTACGATGCCTTCGTCGAGAAATCGGTCGCCTGGGTGTCGAACTACAAGCTCGGCAATCCGCTCGATCCGGAAACGACGCTCGGGCCGATGGCGAACAAGCGTTTCGCCAAGGTGGTGCGCGAGCAGATCGCCGATGCGGTCGCGAAGGGCGCCAAGGCGCTTGTCGACCCCAAGCTTTTCCCCCAGGATGACGGCGGCGCCTATCTCGCGCCACAAGTCCTCGTCGATGTCGACCATTCCATGGCCTTCATGCGCGAGGAGACCTTCGGTCCGGCCGTCGGCATCATGAAGGTGAAGAGCGACGAGGAGGCACTCGCCTTGATGAACGACAGCCAGTACGGGCTGACCGCCTCGCTCTGGACCAAGGATGTCGAGCGGGCCGCGCGTCTCGGGCGCGAGATCGAAACCGGCACCGTCTTCATGAACCGCGCTGACTATCTCGATCCGGCGCTCTGCTGGACCGGCGTCAAGGAGACGGGCCGCGGCGGCTCGCTGTCGATCATCGGTTTTCAGAATCTGACTCGCCCGAAATCCTTCCACCTGAAGAAAGTCACAGCATGA
- a CDS encoding glutamine synthetase family protein encodes MSSYTFDDLKKDVAEGRIDTVLACQVDMQGRLMGKRFQAEYFVESAWKETHSCNYLIATDMEMETVSGYKATSWEKGYGDYTMKPDLSTLRRIPWLEGTALVLCDMLDHHTHEEIAHSPRAILKKQVKRLEDMGMKAYMASELEFFLFDQSYEAAHSAGYRNLKLASAYNEDYHIFQTTKEEEVMRAIRTGLQGAGIPVENSKGEASAGQEEINVRYADALAMADRHAIIKNGCKEIAWSKGKAITFLAKWNYNAAGSSSHIHQSLWSLEEKPLFFDHTGKYGMSPLMHNYVAGLLAHASEITYFLAPYINSYKRFMAGTFAPTKAIWSKDNRTAGYRLCGEETKGIRIECRVGGSDLNPYLAFAALLAAGIDGIENKLELEAPFVGDAYGGKDIREIPRTLRAATTAMTESAMLRKAFGDEVIDHYTRAAEWEQEEYDRRITDWEVARGFERA; translated from the coding sequence ATGAGCAGCTACACATTCGACGATCTCAAGAAGGATGTTGCCGAAGGGCGCATCGATACGGTTTTGGCCTGCCAGGTGGACATGCAGGGCCGGCTGATGGGCAAACGTTTCCAGGCGGAATATTTCGTCGAAAGCGCCTGGAAGGAAACGCATAGCTGCAACTATCTGATCGCCACCGACATGGAGATGGAGACGGTCTCCGGCTATAAGGCGACGAGCTGGGAAAAGGGCTACGGCGACTATACGATGAAGCCGGATCTTTCGACGCTGCGCCGCATTCCCTGGCTTGAGGGCACGGCGCTGGTGCTCTGCGACATGCTCGATCATCACACCCATGAGGAGATCGCCCATTCCCCGCGCGCGATCCTGAAGAAGCAGGTGAAGCGCCTCGAAGACATGGGCATGAAGGCCTATATGGCCTCCGAACTCGAATTCTTCCTGTTCGACCAGAGCTACGAGGCTGCGCATAGCGCGGGCTACCGCAATCTCAAGCTCGCCAGCGCCTATAACGAGGACTATCACATCTTCCAGACTACCAAGGAAGAAGAGGTGATGCGGGCGATCCGCACCGGCCTGCAGGGCGCCGGCATTCCGGTCGAAAACTCCAAGGGCGAGGCTTCCGCCGGCCAGGAGGAAATCAACGTGCGCTATGCCGATGCGCTCGCCATGGCCGACCGGCATGCGATCATCAAGAACGGCTGCAAGGAGATCGCCTGGTCGAAGGGCAAGGCCATCACCTTCCTCGCCAAGTGGAATTACAACGCTGCCGGCAGCTCCTCGCATATTCACCAGTCGCTCTGGAGCCTCGAGGAAAAGCCGCTGTTCTTCGATCACACCGGCAAATACGGCATGTCGCCGCTGATGCACAATTACGTTGCCGGGCTTCTCGCCCATGCGAGCGAGATCACCTATTTCCTGGCGCCTTACATCAACTCCTACAAGCGCTTCATGGCCGGCACCTTCGCGCCGACCAAGGCGATCTGGAGCAAGGACAACCGCACCGCCGGCTATCGCCTCTGCGGTGAGGAAACAAAGGGGATCCGCATCGAATGCCGCGTCGGCGGCTCCGACCTCAATCCTTATCTCGCCTTTGCCGCGCTGCTGGCCGCCGGCATCGACGGCATCGAGAACAAGCTTGAGCTCGAAGCCCCCTTCGTCGGCGACGCCTATGGCGGCAAGGATATTCGCGAAATTCCGCGCACGCTGCGCGCGGCCACGACCGCGATGACCGAATCGGCAATGCTGCGCAAAGCCTTCGGCGACGAGGTTATCGATCATTACACCCGTGCTGCCGAATGGGAGCAGGAAGAATACGACCGCCGCATCACCGATTGGGAAGTGGCGCGCGGGTTCGAAAGAGCTTAA
- a CDS encoding amino acid permease yields the protein MSDYTDQDKTQDVHVLHSMGYAQELERRMSSFSNFAISFSIICILSGGINSLAQATSGVGGAAIGIGWPVGCIISLFFALGMAQISSAYPTAGGLYHWSSILGTRFTGWLTAWLNLLGLITVLGAINIGTALFLGGTFGAQLGIADASGVVSPGMQVVLVVLFTIVQAAINHFGIGLTAKLTDFSGTLILVTAAVLTIACFYFAPTHDFSRLWTFTNYSGDAGGGVWPQSDSMWYIFGLGLLLPIYTITGYDASAHTSEETKKAALSVPRSMVSAVIWSSLAGWVMLSAFVIAIPDMAVGAKQGWSVFFMTINAIMPAWLVTLLYIAIFISQFLCGLATVTSCSRMIFAFSRDGGIPVGSKTLASVSPKFRTPVAAIWTGAALESLFVWGALFISVGEASLYVTVVNATLIFLFLSFLFPIVLGIFAYGTKKWPAPGPWNLGGGLYKVVGVLATLGMILIVYIAIQPPNDKVFEITLAFIVLAIVIWFAVEKRRFQGPPIGDMIAKRRGEIAAAEAAVGETGTVAVPANS from the coding sequence ATGTCTGACTATACCGATCAGGATAAGACGCAGGACGTCCATGTCCTGCACTCGATGGGCTACGCCCAGGAACTCGAACGGCGTATGAGCTCGTTCTCAAATTTTGCGATTTCATTTTCGATCATCTGCATCCTTTCGGGCGGTATCAATTCGCTCGCGCAGGCGACGTCGGGCGTCGGCGGTGCCGCGATCGGCATCGGCTGGCCGGTCGGCTGCATCATCTCCCTGTTTTTTGCCCTCGGCATGGCGCAGATCTCGTCGGCCTATCCGACGGCCGGTGGTCTTTATCACTGGAGTTCCATTCTCGGCACCCGCTTCACCGGCTGGCTCACCGCATGGCTGAACCTGCTCGGCCTCATCACCGTTCTCGGCGCCATCAATATCGGCACGGCCCTGTTCCTCGGCGGCACGTTTGGCGCTCAGCTCGGCATCGCCGATGCCAGCGGCGTCGTCTCGCCCGGCATGCAGGTCGTTCTGGTCGTGCTCTTCACGATCGTGCAGGCTGCCATCAACCATTTCGGTATCGGCCTGACGGCAAAGCTCACCGATTTTTCGGGGACGCTGATCCTTGTGACGGCCGCCGTGCTGACGATTGCCTGCTTCTATTTCGCCCCGACCCATGACTTCTCGCGTCTATGGACGTTCACCAATTATTCAGGCGATGCCGGCGGCGGGGTTTGGCCGCAGTCGGACAGCATGTGGTATATTTTCGGCCTGGGCCTGCTTCTGCCGATCTACACAATCACCGGCTACGACGCCTCCGCTCATACCTCTGAGGAAACCAAGAAGGCAGCGCTGTCGGTGCCGCGTTCGATGGTGTCCGCGGTTATCTGGTCGTCGCTTGCCGGCTGGGTAATGCTTTCGGCCTTCGTCATCGCCATTCCCGATATGGCGGTGGGCGCAAAGCAGGGCTGGAGCGTGTTCTTCATGACCATCAACGCCATCATGCCGGCCTGGCTGGTCACGCTGCTTTACATCGCGATCTTCATCTCGCAGTTCCTGTGCGGCCTTGCGACTGTTACGTCCTGCTCGCGCATGATCTTTGCCTTCTCGCGAGACGGCGGCATTCCGGTGGGCTCGAAAACGCTCGCCAGCGTCAGCCCGAAATTCCGCACGCCGGTTGCGGCGATCTGGACGGGTGCGGCTCTCGAAAGCCTGTTCGTCTGGGGCGCGCTGTTTATCTCGGTCGGCGAGGCAAGCCTCTATGTCACCGTGGTCAACGCGACGCTGATCTTCCTCTTCCTGTCCTTCCTCTTCCCGATCGTGCTCGGCATCTTCGCCTACGGTACCAAGAAGTGGCCGGCACCGGGACCGTGGAATCTCGGCGGCGGCCTCTACAAGGTGGTCGGCGTTCTCGCGACGCTCGGCATGATCCTCATCGTCTACATCGCGATCCAGCCGCCGAATGACAAGGTCTTCGAGATCACCCTCGCCTTTATCGTGCTGGCGATCGTCATCTGGTTCGCCGTTGAAAAACGTCGCTTCCAGGGCCCGCCGATCGGCGACATGATCGCCAAACGACGGGGCGAAATCGCCGCCGCGGAAGCGGCTGTCGGCGAAACCGGCACCGTCGCCGTCCCGGCGAATAGTTAG
- a CDS encoding N-formylglutamate amidohydrolase yields MVLARPKILSEADGDCVGIERIDGRSPVLIVCEHASNTLPASFGDLGLPDEALSSHIAWDPGALAVARGISDGLDATLVYQRFSRLIYDCNRPPSSPGAMPETSEIYAIPGNKDLTAEERLARTDALYVPFHDAIRGLIRDRRARGQDSVIVTMHSFTPVYHGRERAVELGILHDEDSRFADRMLEAAAEAPLYRTQRNQPYGPEDGVTHTLILHGLSNGLRNVMIEVRNDLITDDVGQGVMADYLKGLLQQSLDA; encoded by the coding sequence TTGGTGCTGGCCCGGCCGAAAATCCTCAGCGAAGCGGACGGCGACTGCGTCGGGATCGAGCGCATCGACGGTCGGAGCCCGGTGTTGATCGTCTGCGAACACGCTTCGAACACGCTTCCCGCATCTTTCGGCGATCTTGGCTTGCCTGACGAAGCGCTGTCGAGCCACATCGCCTGGGATCCGGGGGCTCTCGCAGTCGCGCGTGGCATATCGGACGGCCTCGACGCGACGCTCGTCTACCAGCGGTTCTCACGGTTGATCTACGACTGCAATCGGCCGCCCAGTTCGCCCGGCGCCATGCCGGAGACGAGTGAGATTTACGCCATTCCCGGCAACAAGGATCTGACCGCCGAAGAGCGTCTTGCCCGTACCGATGCGCTTTACGTACCCTTCCACGACGCCATTCGCGGGCTGATCCGCGATCGCCGGGCAAGGGGGCAGGACAGCGTTATCGTGACCATGCACAGCTTCACGCCGGTCTATCATGGCCGCGAACGCGCCGTCGAACTCGGCATATTGCACGACGAGGACAGCCGGTTTGCCGATCGCATGCTGGAGGCTGCGGCCGAAGCGCCGCTTTACAGGACGCAACGCAATCAGCCTTACGGGCCCGAGGACGGCGTGACCCACACGCTGATCCTGCACGGGCTTTCGAACGGCTTGCGCAATGTAATGATCGAGGTCCGCAACGACCTCATCACAGACGATGTCGGCCAAGGGGTCATGGCCGACTATCTAAAAGGGTTGCTCCAGCAAAGCCTGGACGCCTGA
- a CDS encoding MurR/RpiR family transcriptional regulator, with protein sequence MTVASKTVSDVIHSHFGVLTRAEKQLAESLLDNYPVSGLGSITTIAENAGVSTPTVVRMVQKLGFKGYPDFQAHLHLEVEATISNPIAKHDRWAQNAPGTHILNRFADAIMGNLRQTLTDLDTATFDSVASLLSDRKRGLYFVGGRITGALAEYFFTHMQVIRPATTLLSSNSSSWPQYVLNMNAGDILIIFDIRRYEQEMVSLATAARKRGAEIVVFTDQWGSPAAKLARHAFRVRIEAPSAWDSSVVTLFIVEALIEAVQNSTWDETKERMKTLEGLFEQTKLFRKPG encoded by the coding sequence GTGACAGTTGCGTCGAAGACGGTTTCGGACGTCATACACTCGCATTTCGGGGTCTTGACTCGTGCCGAGAAACAACTGGCCGAAAGCCTTCTCGACAACTATCCGGTTTCCGGTCTCGGCAGCATCACCACCATCGCCGAGAATGCCGGCGTCTCGACGCCGACCGTCGTGCGCATGGTGCAGAAGCTCGGTTTCAAGGGCTATCCGGACTTTCAGGCGCATCTGCATCTGGAGGTCGAGGCGACGATCTCGAACCCCATCGCCAAGCACGATCGGTGGGCGCAGAACGCCCCAGGCACCCACATCCTCAATCGTTTCGCCGATGCCATCATGGGCAATCTGCGCCAGACATTGACCGATCTCGACACCGCAACCTTCGACAGCGTCGCCTCGCTGCTGTCCGATCGCAAACGCGGTCTCTATTTCGTCGGCGGCCGCATCACCGGTGCGCTTGCCGAATATTTCTTCACCCACATGCAGGTGATCCGGCCGGCAACGACACTGCTGTCGTCGAACTCCAGCAGCTGGCCGCAATATGTCCTCAACATGAATGCCGGCGACATCCTGATCATCTTCGACATCCGCCGCTACGAGCAGGAAATGGTCAGCCTCGCCACGGCCGCCCGCAAGCGCGGCGCCGAGATCGTCGTCTTCACCGATCAATGGGGCTCGCCGGCCGCCAAACTCGCCCGGCATGCCTTCCGCGTCCGGATCGAGGCGCCATCGGCCTGGGATTCCTCCGTCGTCACCCTCTTCATCGTCGAAGCATTGATCGAGGCCGTTCAAAATTCGACCTGGGACGAGACGAAGGAGCGCATGAAGACACTGGAGGGCCTGTTCGAACAGACCAAGCTTTTCCGTAAACCGGGCTAG